One window of Microbacterium sp. 1S1 genomic DNA carries:
- the hrpA gene encoding ATP-dependent RNA helicase HrpA — protein sequence MSSPVISYPPELPVSAARDEIADAVRDHQVVIVAGATGSGKTTQLPKIALELGRERIAHTQPRRLAARTIAERVAEELQVELGTLVGYKVRFTDKVSDETRIALMTDGILLNEIHRDRLLTRYDTIIIDEAHERSLNVDFLLGYLARILPERPDLKVIITSATIDPESFARHFAAADGTPAPVIEVSGRTYPVEIRYRPLVEENAEADPGPGDPEDEVSAIVAALRELDGEARGDVLVFLPGEAEIRDAADAVRAAYAKDRSPTEVLPLFGRLSAAEQHRVFERSTVAGVRRRVVLATNVAETSLTVPGIKYVIDTGTARISRYSNRSKVQRLPIEAISQASANQRSGRAGRTSDGIAIRLYSEEDYARRPEFTEPEILRTSLASVILQMLALGFGDITAFPFLTPPDSRGVKAAFDLLTELGAVRPARGPEDAPHLTRIGRDIARMPMDPRFARMLIEAQRPSTGPGGPSVLRDVLAIVAGLSIQDVRERPEERREEADRLHARFVDPTSDFLTLLNLWNHLRDRQRELGSSAFRRLCRSEHLNYVRVREWFDVHRQLRTLVKSPDRGAEPGGAADPDAIHRALLSGLLSQLGILDERTAPAGKSHAPAKDARRRITEYRGARGIRFSIFPGSGLRKKSPRAVMAAEIVETSRTFARTVAAIDPAWAEPLAGDLAKRQVTEPHWSKDAGAAVAFEKVTLFGVEIIPRRRVQFARIDRAASRELFVRHALVEGEWDPSRIDKRVSAFWRSNAELRRRLEKLEERERRRDILAGDEAVFRFYDERIPADVFDVRSFEKWWREALTTTPKLLVMRESDLIDDEDRADQREFPTRWTQGDQVLGLAYRFEPGAPDDGVSVVVPLPLLAQIEDRGFDWQVPGLRAELVTGLLRALPKAIRRHVVPAADWAEKFGAALADEGPEVHGGLPPRTLKEALARLVQPLANQLVTAADFDDERVPAHLRMNFRAVDERGRVVGSGRDLPALQAQLSDRARTSVARSIARPGRAEAPGPRGAERVAAAPVEQTGLTAWTFGDLPAVIDTKVAGGVVRGYPAIVDAGKSVSVRVEATPDAAAAATRDGVLRLVLLAVPSPSSYVQQHLTSQEKLALAASPYPSAAALIEDCRAAVARRVIDASTGAADDRDRGILRTEAEFARVRDAVSAVLVDELFACVSLVARILTKAREVERGIKAQNSLSLLGPLNDIRTQLSGLLHPGFVAAAGVDRLAHFPRYLDGMIERLKTLANEPGKDRARMTEFERMAVLFADAGGTIPLAPDAPPAIVEVRWLLEEYRVSVFAQRLGTAQPVSPQRITKALAGK from the coding sequence ATGTCCTCCCCCGTGATCTCCTATCCCCCGGAGCTGCCCGTCAGCGCGGCCAGGGACGAGATCGCCGACGCCGTCCGGGACCACCAGGTCGTCATCGTCGCGGGCGCGACGGGATCCGGCAAGACCACGCAGCTGCCGAAGATCGCCCTGGAGCTGGGACGCGAGCGCATCGCCCACACCCAGCCTCGCCGACTGGCCGCCCGCACGATCGCGGAGCGCGTCGCGGAGGAGCTGCAGGTCGAGCTCGGCACGCTCGTCGGCTACAAGGTGCGCTTCACCGACAAGGTGTCCGACGAGACCCGGATCGCGCTGATGACCGACGGGATCCTCCTCAACGAGATCCACCGCGACCGGCTGCTCACGCGCTACGACACGATCATCATCGACGAAGCCCACGAGCGCTCCCTCAACGTCGACTTCCTGCTCGGCTACCTCGCCCGCATCCTCCCGGAGCGTCCTGACCTCAAGGTGATCATCACCTCGGCCACGATCGACCCGGAGAGCTTCGCGCGACACTTCGCCGCCGCCGACGGCACCCCGGCGCCCGTCATCGAGGTGTCGGGGCGCACCTACCCCGTCGAGATCCGCTACCGTCCGCTCGTCGAGGAGAACGCGGAGGCTGACCCGGGCCCCGGCGACCCGGAGGACGAGGTGAGCGCGATCGTCGCGGCGCTGCGTGAACTGGACGGGGAGGCCCGCGGCGACGTCCTCGTCTTCCTGCCGGGCGAGGCGGAGATCCGGGACGCGGCCGACGCCGTGCGCGCCGCCTACGCGAAGGACCGTTCGCCCACCGAGGTCCTCCCCCTGTTCGGCCGGCTCTCCGCCGCAGAGCAGCACCGGGTGTTCGAGCGCAGCACCGTGGCCGGCGTCCGTCGCCGGGTCGTGCTCGCGACGAACGTCGCCGAGACGAGCCTCACGGTGCCCGGCATCAAGTACGTCATCGACACCGGCACGGCCCGCATCTCCCGCTACAGCAACCGCTCGAAGGTGCAGCGGCTGCCCATCGAGGCCATCTCGCAGGCGTCCGCGAATCAGCGCTCCGGCCGCGCCGGACGCACGAGCGACGGCATCGCGATCCGCCTCTACTCCGAGGAGGACTACGCGCGGCGTCCCGAGTTCACCGAACCGGAGATCCTGCGCACGTCCCTCGCCTCCGTCATCCTGCAGATGCTCGCTCTGGGCTTCGGAGACATCACCGCGTTCCCCTTCCTCACCCCGCCCGACTCCCGTGGCGTGAAGGCGGCCTTCGACCTGCTCACCGAGCTCGGCGCCGTTCGCCCGGCCCGCGGGCCGGAAGACGCCCCCCATCTCACCCGCATCGGACGCGACATCGCCCGCATGCCGATGGACCCGCGGTTCGCGCGGATGCTCATCGAGGCTCAGCGTCCCTCGACCGGCCCGGGGGGCCCGTCCGTGCTGCGGGACGTGCTCGCGATCGTCGCCGGGCTGTCCATCCAGGACGTCCGGGAGCGACCGGAGGAGCGCCGCGAGGAGGCCGACCGGCTGCACGCACGCTTCGTCGATCCGACGAGCGACTTCCTCACGCTCCTGAACCTCTGGAACCACCTCCGCGATCGGCAGCGCGAACTCGGCTCCAGCGCGTTCCGGCGGCTGTGCCGCAGCGAGCACCTCAACTACGTGCGGGTCCGCGAGTGGTTCGACGTGCACCGGCAGCTGCGGACCCTCGTGAAGAGCCCCGACCGCGGGGCGGAGCCGGGCGGCGCGGCCGATCCCGACGCCATCCACCGCGCGCTGCTGTCCGGCCTGCTGTCGCAGCTCGGCATCCTCGACGAGCGCACGGCGCCCGCGGGGAAGAGCCACGCGCCCGCGAAGGACGCCCGCCGCCGGATCACCGAGTACCGGGGCGCGCGGGGCATCCGGTTCTCGATCTTCCCGGGATCGGGGCTGCGCAAGAAGAGTCCCCGGGCGGTCATGGCCGCCGAGATCGTGGAGACCTCCCGCACCTTCGCCCGCACGGTCGCCGCGATCGACCCGGCCTGGGCCGAGCCCCTCGCCGGCGACCTCGCGAAGCGCCAGGTCACCGAGCCGCACTGGTCCAAGGACGCCGGCGCTGCCGTGGCGTTCGAGAAGGTCACCCTGTTCGGGGTCGAGATCATCCCGCGCCGTCGTGTGCAGTTCGCCCGCATCGACCGCGCCGCCTCGCGCGAGCTCTTTGTCCGCCATGCACTCGTCGAGGGCGAATGGGACCCCTCCCGCATCGACAAGCGGGTCAGCGCGTTCTGGCGCAGCAACGCCGAGCTCCGCCGCCGCCTGGAGAAGCTCGAGGAGCGTGAGCGGCGCCGCGACATCCTGGCCGGCGACGAGGCCGTCTTCCGCTTCTACGACGAGCGCATCCCCGCCGACGTGTTCGACGTGCGGTCGTTCGAGAAGTGGTGGCGCGAGGCGCTGACGACGACGCCGAAGCTGCTCGTGATGCGCGAGAGCGACCTCATCGACGACGAGGATCGCGCCGACCAGCGTGAGTTCCCGACCCGGTGGACGCAGGGCGACCAGGTGCTCGGCCTCGCCTACCGGTTCGAGCCGGGCGCCCCCGACGACGGCGTGAGCGTCGTGGTCCCGCTGCCGCTGCTCGCCCAGATCGAGGACCGCGGCTTCGACTGGCAGGTGCCAGGGCTCCGCGCCGAGCTCGTCACCGGACTGCTCCGAGCGCTGCCCAAGGCCATCCGGCGCCACGTGGTCCCCGCCGCCGACTGGGCGGAGAAGTTCGGGGCGGCGCTGGCCGACGAAGGGCCGGAGGTGCACGGTGGCCTGCCCCCGCGCACCCTCAAGGAGGCACTCGCCCGGCTCGTGCAGCCCCTGGCGAACCAGCTCGTGACGGCAGCCGACTTCGACGACGAACGGGTCCCGGCGCACCTGCGCATGAACTTCCGCGCCGTCGACGAGCGGGGACGCGTGGTCGGCTCGGGACGCGACCTCCCCGCGCTGCAGGCGCAGCTCTCCGACCGGGCGCGCACCAGCGTCGCCCGCTCCATCGCCCGCCCCGGGCGCGCGGAGGCACCGGGACCGCGCGGCGCGGAGCGCGTGGCCGCCGCGCCCGTCGAGCAGACCGGCCTGACGGCGTGGACGTTCGGCGACCTCCCGGCGGTCATCGACACGAAGGTCGCCGGCGGCGTGGTGCGCGGGTACCCCGCCATCGTCGACGCCGGCAAGAGCGTGTCGGTGCGGGTCGAGGCGACCCCCGACGCCGCAGCCGCCGCCACACGCGATGGCGTGCTGCGTCTCGTCCTGCTCGCGGTGCCGTCGCCGTCCTCGTACGTGCAGCAGCACCTCACAAGCCAGGAGAAACTCGCACTCGCCGCGTCACCGTACCCCTCAGCCGCCGCCCTCATCGAGGACTGCCGAGCCGCGGTCGCCCGTCGGGTGATCGATGCGTCGACGGGGGCCGCCGACGACCGGGATCGCGGCATCTTGCGCACCGAGGCCGAGTTCGCCCGCGTGCGGGACGCGGTGTCGGCCGTGCTCGTCGACGAGCTCTTCGCCTGCGTCTCGCTCGTCGCCCGCATCCTCACGAAGGCACGGGAGGTGGAGCGGGGCATCAAAGCGCAGAACTCCCTGTCGCTGCTCGGCCCACTGAACGACATCCGCACCCAGCTCTCCGGGCTCCTGCACCCGGGGTTCGTCGCGGCGGCGGGGGTCGACCGCCTCGCCCACTTCCCCCGGTACCTCGACGGCATGATCGAGCGGCTGAAGACCCTGGCGAACGAGCCGGGCAAGGACCGCGCACGGATGACCGAGTTCGAGCGCATGGCGGTGCTGTTCGCGGACGCCGGCGGCACGATCCCGCTCGCGCCCGACGCTCCCCCTGCGATCGTCGAGGTGCGCTGGCTGCTGGAGGAATACCGGGTCAGCGTCTTCGCCCAGCGCCTCGGGACCGCGCAGCCGGTGTCGCCGCAGCGGATCACCAAGGCGCTCGCGGGGAAGTGA
- a CDS encoding zinc-binding alcohol dehydrogenase family protein, with translation MTRAIVYTEFGSPAVLHLMEVPDPVPVRGEALVRIEAAGANPIDAKLRSGKRPSAPITEPRPVGFDGAGVIEVLGEGVDGLEVGDRVAIRDTLGTYASALAVEADKLVKLPDAVTAAEGAAIGIPAGTAYQSLRSLGVTAEDVLLVHAGSGAVGQAAVQFAVAGGATVIATASPARHDQLRELGAIPVAYGDGLLHRVREAAPSPVTVVLDCAGTDEAIETSLALVADRDRIATIVRGPDAADFGIRAFSGGSPKPLTPQELAWRAEALQKTVDLLAAGDFTIELGPELPLAEAARAHELMEAGAASGKIILVP, from the coding sequence ATGACCCGCGCGATCGTCTACACCGAGTTCGGATCCCCCGCCGTCCTGCACCTCATGGAGGTGCCGGACCCTGTGCCCGTCCGCGGCGAGGCGCTCGTGCGCATCGAGGCGGCCGGCGCCAACCCCATCGACGCGAAGCTCCGCAGCGGCAAGCGTCCCTCTGCGCCGATCACCGAGCCGCGTCCGGTCGGGTTCGACGGCGCCGGGGTGATCGAGGTGCTGGGCGAGGGCGTGGACGGGTTGGAGGTCGGCGACCGCGTCGCGATCCGTGACACGCTCGGCACGTACGCCTCCGCCCTCGCGGTCGAGGCCGACAAGCTCGTGAAGCTCCCGGACGCCGTCACCGCGGCCGAGGGGGCAGCGATCGGCATCCCCGCTGGAACCGCCTATCAGTCCCTCCGCTCGCTCGGCGTGACGGCCGAGGACGTGCTTCTCGTCCACGCGGGTTCGGGTGCGGTCGGGCAGGCCGCCGTGCAGTTCGCGGTCGCCGGGGGCGCGACGGTGATCGCCACCGCGAGCCCCGCCCGGCACGACCAGCTCCGTGAGCTCGGCGCGATCCCCGTGGCCTACGGCGACGGCCTGCTTCACCGCGTCCGCGAGGCGGCCCCCTCCCCCGTGACCGTCGTCCTGGACTGCGCGGGCACTGACGAGGCGATCGAGACCTCCCTCGCCCTGGTTGCCGACCGCGACCGCATCGCGACCATCGTCCGCGGTCCCGACGCGGCCGACTTCGGCATCCGGGCGTTCTCCGGAGGCTCCCCCAAGCCGCTCACGCCGCAGGAGCTGGCGTGGCGCGCCGAAGCGCTGCAGAAGACGGTCGACCTGCTGGCGGCCGGCGACTTCACGATCGAGCTCGGTCCGGAGCTGCCTCTCGCCGAGGCGGCGCGGGCCCATGAGCTCATGGAGGCCGGCGCCGCCTCGGGGAAGATCATCCTCGTCCCCTGA
- a CDS encoding alkylhydroperoxidase domain protein codes for MTAADTVLRHDDAPYPDAFTRAEVGWTPHLAPLAEEDLTPRHLDGLVDAARAKNEYFRLLARDPEVLRARTLVDKDIFYNTAEGLPRAERELAATAASRRNGCVFCASVHSRFAAHHVKRPEDVDALLAEGVDADLGERWNAIVAAAVALTDTPRAFGPEHIARLRAAGLDDLEIADVVHGAAFFNWANRLMLSLGRPVAPA; via the coding sequence ATGACCGCCGCCGACACCGTGCTCCGGCACGACGACGCCCCCTATCCCGACGCCTTCACCCGCGCCGAGGTCGGCTGGACGCCGCACCTCGCGCCGCTGGCGGAGGAGGATCTCACCCCGCGTCACCTCGACGGCCTCGTCGACGCCGCCCGGGCGAAGAACGAGTACTTCCGGCTGCTCGCCCGCGACCCGGAGGTGCTGCGCGCCCGCACCCTCGTCGACAAGGACATCTTCTACAACACCGCGGAGGGGCTGCCGCGCGCCGAGCGGGAGCTCGCGGCCACGGCCGCCTCCCGCCGCAACGGCTGCGTCTTCTGCGCGTCGGTGCACTCCCGGTTCGCGGCGCACCACGTCAAGCGACCGGAGGACGTCGACGCCCTCCTGGCTGAGGGCGTGGACGCGGACCTCGGGGAGCGCTGGAACGCGATCGTGGCCGCCGCGGTCGCGCTGACCGATACGCCCCGCGCGTTCGGTCCCGAGCACATCGCGCGCCTCCGTGCGGCCGGACTGGACGACCTCGAGATCGCGGATGTCGTGCACGGCGCGGCCTTCTTCAACTGGGCGAACCGGCTGATGCTCTCGCTCGGCCGGCCCGTCGCTCCCGCCTGA
- a CDS encoding CMD domain protein, with product MTADIVDQLTGVTPELDALRRRRPVTREQLQASFDALFHPVSAAHVSLAERALIAAFATALAGADDPTAEFYAGRAREVDPERAVIVAREAAAAATTGPFGAYTERGLEAESTDGARYVPDEAASATLGERLAAALAHTHLLVFRPREASGGDLGRLHDAGWSTDGIVTLSQLVSFLAFQQRVVTGLRVLQDAGLTATATDTDTDTDEEAA from the coding sequence ATGACCGCCGATATCGTCGACCAGCTGACGGGGGTGACGCCGGAGCTGGATGCGCTGCGTCGTCGCCGTCCCGTGACCAGGGAGCAGCTCCAGGCGAGCTTCGACGCGCTCTTCCACCCGGTCTCCGCGGCGCACGTCTCGCTCGCGGAGCGCGCGCTCATCGCGGCGTTCGCGACCGCGCTCGCCGGTGCCGACGACCCCACGGCGGAGTTCTACGCCGGGAGGGCCCGCGAGGTCGACCCGGAGCGCGCCGTGATCGTCGCCCGGGAGGCAGCGGCCGCCGCGACCACCGGACCGTTCGGCGCCTACACCGAACGCGGACTGGAGGCCGAGAGCACCGACGGCGCGCGGTACGTGCCGGACGAGGCGGCGTCGGCGACCCTGGGGGAGCGTCTCGCGGCGGCTCTCGCGCACACGCACCTGCTGGTGTTCCGTCCCCGCGAGGCATCCGGCGGCGACCTCGGTCGCCTGCACGACGCCGGCTGGTCGACGGACGGCATCGTCACGCTGTCGCAGCTCGTGTCGTTCCTCGCCTTCCAACAGCGGGTCGTCACCGGCCTGCGGGTGCTCCAGGACGCCGGGCTGACCGCCACCGCCACAGACACCGACACCGACACCGACGAGGAGGCCGCATGA
- a CDS encoding putative FMN-dependent luciferase-like monooxygenase: protein MSATAPRPTVAFFTRLLDDASPADRYRLALAQIQHAERHGVGRAWVAQHHFRAAEGGLPSPLVFLAHAAARTARIRLGTGIITLPLEDPVRVAEDAVVADLLADGRIDLGLGSGGTPSSFAPFGEDVRDKGPTYDRKLGALLDALAGRDIGAGNTLYPDAGSLAARIWQATFSAPGGHRAGIHGHGLLLSRTQPRPDGRLHAPLSALQDPIIDAYLDALPTGATPRITASRTVFVADDRAEALRFAEVGLRRAAEGFRRQGQTIPGDDLDDLIVALDTHLGTPEEVAASLAADTTLRRATEVAFQVHSVDAPHAHVLRSIELFATEVAPALGYALTPPDPETTRTSTTTPTVKENA from the coding sequence ATGAGTGCCACCGCTCCCCGCCCCACCGTCGCGTTCTTCACCCGGCTCCTCGACGACGCGTCCCCGGCCGACCGCTACCGCCTCGCGCTGGCGCAGATCCAGCATGCCGAACGACACGGGGTGGGAAGGGCCTGGGTGGCGCAGCATCACTTCCGAGCGGCGGAAGGCGGGCTGCCCTCGCCGCTCGTCTTCCTCGCGCACGCGGCGGCGCGCACGGCACGGATCCGGCTGGGCACCGGGATCATCACGCTGCCCCTCGAGGACCCGGTTCGCGTGGCCGAGGACGCGGTGGTGGCCGACCTGCTCGCGGACGGCCGGATCGACCTCGGGCTCGGCAGCGGCGGCACCCCGTCATCCTTCGCTCCCTTCGGCGAGGACGTGCGCGACAAGGGGCCCACCTACGACCGCAAGCTCGGCGCCCTGCTCGACGCTCTCGCAGGCCGGGACATCGGTGCGGGGAACACGCTGTATCCGGACGCGGGGTCGCTGGCCGCGCGGATCTGGCAGGCGACGTTCTCGGCCCCCGGCGGTCATCGGGCGGGCATCCACGGCCACGGGCTGCTGCTGTCCCGCACGCAACCTCGCCCCGACGGCCGCCTGCACGCGCCGCTGTCCGCTCTGCAGGACCCCATCATCGACGCCTACCTCGACGCGCTGCCCACCGGCGCGACGCCGCGGATCACCGCCTCCCGCACCGTGTTCGTGGCGGACGACCGTGCCGAGGCGCTGCGGTTCGCCGAAGTCGGTCTGCGCCGTGCGGCCGAGGGCTTCCGCCGGCAGGGTCAGACGATCCCCGGAGACGACCTCGACGATCTCATCGTCGCGCTCGACACGCATCTGGGCACCCCCGAGGAGGTCGCCGCCTCGCTCGCCGCCGACACGACCCTGCGCCGCGCGACCGAAGTGGCGTTCCAGGTGCACTCGGTCGACGCGCCGCACGCTCACGTCCTGCGGTCGATCGAGCTGTTCGCGACCGAGGTCGCTCCGGCCCTCGGCTACGCGCTGACCCCGCCCGACCCCGAGACCACCCGCACGTCCACGACTACCCCCACCGTGAAGGAGAACGCATGA
- a CDS encoding dipeptide ABC transporter ATP-binding protein, producing the protein MRVSYAGREVVHGVSFTIAEGETLALVGESGSGKSTTAHALLGLLPEGGRVEGGRVRLGDLDISGWSERALRGIRGSEIGLVPQDPTTSLDPVRPVGVQVAEVLRLHGYRDRRSRQARVRELLDRVGLDDPELRARQYPHELSGGMRQRVLIATAIALRPRLLIADEPTSALDATVQRRVLDLLDELQREEGTSILLVTHDLGVAADRAARIAVLKDGRIVEQGPSAQVLAEPEDPYTRQLLADAPAFTTGFRRPDVPPFLRDAAAVAAEKPYEIVAAGLVKDFRVAGRERFRAVDDVSFRVRRGTTHALVGESGSGKSTTARLVTRFLRPDAGTVELAGEDATAVEGARLRALRRRIQLVYQNPFASLDPRQQIADIVAEPLHNFRIGGRSERRDRAVALLERVALPADVARRTPGELSGGQRQRVAIARALAVDPEILVLDEAVSALDVTVQARILELLSALQAELGLTYLFISHDLAVVRRISHTVSVMHRGRVVEDGPTEELFHDPQHEKTRELLAAVPGRTEITA; encoded by the coding sequence CTGCGGGTCTCGTACGCCGGCCGCGAGGTCGTGCACGGCGTCTCCTTCACCATCGCCGAGGGGGAGACCCTCGCCCTGGTCGGCGAGTCGGGCTCCGGCAAGTCCACCACGGCCCACGCTCTCCTCGGCCTCCTGCCGGAGGGCGGACGGGTCGAGGGCGGCCGCGTCCGACTCGGCGACCTCGACATCTCCGGTTGGTCCGAGCGTGCGCTCCGCGGCATCCGCGGGTCGGAGATCGGACTGGTGCCGCAGGACCCGACGACATCGCTCGACCCGGTGCGCCCCGTCGGCGTGCAGGTCGCGGAGGTGCTGCGCCTGCATGGGTATCGCGACCGGCGGTCCCGTCAGGCCCGGGTGCGGGAGCTGCTCGACCGGGTCGGACTCGACGACCCCGAGCTGCGGGCTCGCCAGTATCCGCACGAGCTCTCCGGCGGCATGCGGCAGCGGGTCCTCATCGCGACCGCGATCGCCCTCCGTCCGCGGCTGCTCATCGCCGACGAGCCCACGAGCGCCCTCGACGCCACGGTGCAGCGTCGGGTGCTCGACCTGCTGGACGAACTGCAGCGCGAGGAGGGCACGAGCATCCTGCTCGTGACGCACGACCTCGGCGTCGCCGCGGACCGGGCGGCGCGGATCGCGGTGCTGAAGGACGGCCGGATCGTGGAGCAGGGACCGAGTGCGCAGGTGCTCGCGGAGCCGGAGGACCCGTACACGCGGCAGCTCCTCGCCGACGCGCCCGCCTTCACGACCGGCTTCCGGCGCCCGGACGTGCCGCCGTTCCTCCGTGACGCCGCGGCGGTGGCCGCCGAGAAGCCCTACGAGATCGTGGCCGCGGGCCTCGTCAAGGACTTCCGGGTGGCGGGACGCGAGCGCTTCCGGGCGGTCGACGACGTCTCCTTCCGGGTGCGGCGGGGCACGACCCATGCGCTGGTCGGCGAGTCCGGATCGGGCAAGTCCACGACAGCGCGACTGGTCACGCGTTTCCTCCGTCCTGATGCCGGGACGGTGGAGCTCGCGGGGGAGGATGCCACGGCCGTCGAGGGAGCGCGACTGCGGGCGCTGCGCCGCCGCATCCAGCTCGTGTACCAGAACCCGTTCGCCTCCCTCGACCCGCGGCAGCAGATCGCCGACATCGTGGCCGAGCCGCTGCACAACTTCCGGATCGGTGGCCGGTCCGAGCGGCGTGACCGCGCGGTCGCGCTGCTCGAACGCGTGGCGCTGCCCGCGGACGTCGCCCGCCGCACGCCGGGTGAGCTCTCGGGCGGACAGCGGCAACGGGTCGCGATCGCGCGAGCGCTCGCCGTCGACCCCGAAATCCTCGTGCTCGACGAGGCCGTGTCGGCGCTGGACGTGACGGTGCAGGCGCGCATCCTCGAACTGCTCTCCGCGCTCCAGGCCGAGCTCGGACTCACCTACCTCTTCATCTCGCACGACCTCGCCGTGGTGCGCCGCATCAGCCACACCGTCTCGGTGATGCACCGCGGGCGCGTCGTGGAGGACGGGCCGACCGAGGAACTGTTCCACGATCCGCAGCACGAGAAGACCCGGGAGCTGCTGGCCGCGGTTCCCGGCCGAACGGAGATCACTGCATGA
- a CDS encoding ABC transporter permease, with protein sequence MIFVLRRAGQAAIVLIAAFTATFFLLQLLPGDAILIKFSDPSLGLSPEQLDDIRATYGADVPWGEQYLHAGLGFLAGDFGYSTQYGTPVRTMLAEALPATLLLAALGLLVAVVLAVLIAALSALAPFVWLRDGLRQVPGLFVAVPVFWLGILLIQVFSFGLGWVPIVGADPVSGLILPVLTLAVPISAPLAQVLVRSIDRVQAQPFVTVVRAKGAPPAWVLTRSVARNAAVPTLTIAGVLFGELVGGAVVTETVFGRTGIGRLTEQAVANQDIPVLQGVVLLSALGFVLISFAVDLATPLIDPRQRRSARVARSRPVHPTAQEVPA encoded by the coding sequence ATGATCTTCGTCCTCCGACGGGCCGGGCAGGCCGCGATCGTGCTGATCGCGGCCTTCACGGCGACGTTCTTCCTCCTGCAGCTGCTGCCGGGAGACGCGATCCTCATCAAGTTCTCCGACCCGAGCCTGGGGCTCTCGCCGGAGCAGCTCGACGACATCCGTGCCACCTACGGTGCCGACGTGCCGTGGGGGGAGCAGTACCTGCACGCGGGTCTCGGCTTCCTGGCGGGCGACTTCGGCTACTCGACCCAGTACGGCACGCCCGTACGGACGATGCTCGCCGAAGCGCTGCCCGCCACGCTGCTGCTCGCGGCGCTCGGGCTCCTGGTCGCCGTCGTGCTCGCGGTGCTGATCGCGGCGCTCTCCGCGCTCGCGCCGTTCGTCTGGCTGCGGGACGGTCTGCGGCAGGTGCCGGGACTGTTCGTCGCGGTCCCGGTGTTCTGGCTCGGCATCCTCCTCATCCAGGTGTTCTCGTTCGGACTCGGCTGGGTGCCGATCGTGGGAGCCGACCCCGTCAGCGGGCTCATCCTGCCCGTCCTCACCCTCGCCGTGCCGATCTCCGCGCCTCTCGCGCAGGTCCTGGTCCGATCCATCGACCGGGTGCAGGCGCAGCCGTTCGTGACCGTGGTGCGGGCGAAGGGCGCGCCGCCGGCGTGGGTGCTCACGCGATCGGTCGCCCGCAACGCCGCCGTCCCGACGCTCACCATCGCGGGGGTCCTGTTCGGGGAGCTCGTCGGAGGTGCGGTGGTCACCGAGACGGTCTTCGGCCGCACCGGCATCGGGCGCCTCACGGAGCAGGCCGTCGCGAACCAGGACATCCCGGTGCTGCAGGGGGTCGTGCTGCTGTCGGCCCTGGGATTCGTCCTCATCAGCTTCGCCGTCGACCTCGCCACGCCGCTCATCGATCCGCGGCAGCGTCGGTCGGCGCGCGTCGCCCGGTCGCGCCCCGTCCACCCCACCGCCCAGGAGGTGCCCGCATGA